A single window of Marinobacter sp. LA51 DNA harbors:
- the potA gene encoding spermidine/putrescine ABC transporter ATP-binding protein PotA: protein MKKTLLSLRELSKHFGGKTVLDALDLDILDGEFITLLGPSGCGKTTLLRLIAGFEHPDAGTITLDGTDLTQLTPEHRPLNTVFQHYALFPHMSVFDNVAYGLKMEKRPKHEIRQRVDEVLAMVQLQDFARRKPHQLSGGQQQRVAIARAVVKRPRLLLLDEPLSALDYKLRRTMQIELKRLQRELGITFVFVTHDQEEALSMSDRVVVLKSGMVQQLGTPREVYERPANLFTAGFVGETNLFPGRVLGQDDDSLLVDVLGFSRKLRRPGFSVQDGQPVHVLLRPEDIRVLDPSGDQGVAGKIVERNYKGSTLDSVIHLEDGTEVLASEFFDEDDPMFDYRLGEPVRVSWVDGWEWLLPEEADEIADKELSADA from the coding sequence ATGAAGAAAACACTCCTTTCACTGCGTGAACTTTCCAAACACTTTGGCGGCAAGACCGTTCTCGATGCCCTGGACCTCGACATCCTGGATGGTGAGTTCATCACTCTTCTTGGTCCTTCAGGCTGCGGTAAAACCACGCTGCTGAGGCTGATTGCGGGGTTTGAGCATCCGGATGCCGGCACTATTACCCTCGATGGCACCGACCTCACTCAGTTGACGCCTGAACACCGGCCTCTTAATACGGTTTTCCAGCACTACGCGCTGTTCCCGCACATGTCGGTTTTCGACAACGTGGCTTACGGCCTGAAAATGGAAAAACGGCCCAAGCACGAGATTCGCCAGCGGGTGGACGAAGTGCTGGCAATGGTTCAGCTGCAGGACTTCGCCCGGCGCAAGCCGCATCAGCTGTCCGGTGGCCAGCAGCAGCGAGTGGCGATTGCCCGCGCGGTGGTCAAACGCCCACGCCTACTGTTGCTGGACGAACCCCTGTCGGCTCTGGACTACAAGCTGCGCCGAACCATGCAGATTGAACTCAAGCGCCTGCAGCGGGAACTGGGCATCACCTTTGTGTTTGTAACCCACGATCAGGAAGAGGCGCTGTCCATGTCCGACCGGGTGGTGGTGCTAAAGAGTGGCATGGTGCAGCAGCTGGGCACCCCGCGGGAAGTGTACGAGCGGCCGGCCAACCTGTTCACCGCCGGCTTTGTCGGCGAGACCAACCTGTTTCCGGGCCGGGTGCTGGGCCAGGACGATGATAGCCTGCTGGTGGACGTGCTTGGGTTCAGTCGCAAGCTGCGGCGCCCGGGTTTTTCGGTTCAGGACGGCCAGCCAGTACACGTGCTGTTGCGTCCGGAGGATATCCGGGTGCTGGATCCCAGCGGCGACCAGGGTGTCGCCGGCAAGATCGTCGAGCGCAACTACAAGGGTAGTACCCTGGATTCGGTGATCCATCTGGAAGACGGTACCGAAGTACTGGCCAGTGAGTTCTTCGACGAGGATGACCCGATGTTCGATTACCGCCTCGGCGAGCCGGTCAGGGTAAGCTGGGTTGACGGCTGGGAGTGGCTGCTCCCGGAAGAAGCGGATGAGATCGCCGACAAGGAATTGTCGGCTGATGCATAG
- the potB gene encoding spermidine/putrescine ABC transporter permease PotB, with protein MHSIRQQPFKTAVLALVWGWLLFLVLTPNLLVVGASVMTRDPATFLSLPFNLDAYRQLFDPLYLDVFLHSLYMAAMTTLICLLIGYPFAWALSKVAKQRQLLLIFLLIVPFWTNSLVRTYALKLILATNGLLNKALLSVGLIEEPLQMLYTEGAVIIGLVYLLLPFMILPLYSVFDDLRQELLLASHDLGAGRLATFVHVIVPLTLPGVLAGVMLVLLPAMGLFFVPDILGGSRNLLVGNVIKNQFLDARNWPFGAAASIVLTLTMALLMFAHKLSKRRLGEEGA; from the coding sequence ATGCATAGTATCCGGCAACAACCCTTTAAAACGGCGGTTTTGGCCCTGGTCTGGGGCTGGCTGCTGTTCCTGGTACTGACCCCCAACCTGCTGGTGGTGGGCGCGAGCGTGATGACCCGTGACCCGGCCACGTTCCTGTCGCTGCCGTTTAACCTTGATGCCTACCGGCAGCTGTTCGATCCGCTGTACCTGGACGTTTTCCTGCATTCCCTGTACATGGCGGCTATGACCACGCTGATCTGTTTGCTTATCGGTTATCCCTTTGCCTGGGCGCTGTCGAAAGTCGCCAAACAGCGGCAGTTGCTGCTGATCTTCCTGTTGATCGTGCCGTTCTGGACCAACTCCCTGGTTCGCACCTACGCCCTGAAGCTGATCCTGGCCACCAATGGCCTGCTGAACAAAGCACTGTTGTCGGTGGGGCTCATCGAGGAGCCATTGCAGATGCTGTACACCGAGGGGGCGGTGATCATTGGTCTGGTGTACCTGCTGCTGCCGTTTATGATCCTGCCGCTGTACTCGGTGTTTGATGATCTGCGGCAGGAACTTCTTTTGGCCTCGCACGATCTGGGCGCGGGCCGCCTGGCGACCTTCGTGCATGTGATCGTGCCACTGACCCTGCCGGGCGTGCTGGCGGGCGTGATGCTGGTGTTGCTGCCGGCCATGGGACTGTTCTTCGTGCCGGATATCCTGGGCGGGTCCCGCAACCTGCTGGTGGGTAATGTAATCAAGAACCAGTTTCTGGATGCCCGAAACTGGCCGTTCGGTGCGGCTGCCAGCATTGTATTGACGCTGACCATGGCGCTGCTCATGTTTGCTCATAAACTGAGTAAGCGGCGCCTGGGTGAGGAGGGCGCCTGA
- a CDS encoding extracellular solute-binding protein, translating to MKKLALAGLLAVSLTGCSSEEPKVLNLYNWSEYMPQEVLNRFQEETGIQVIYTTYDSNEAMYARLKLLDDNAAYDLAIPSTYYVSKMRQEELLMPIDRSKIDGFEKLDPELVNLDIDPENQYSVPYLWGTTGLAVDTSDIEGEPVDAWEDLWDERFEGKVMLTNDMREVFHVGLRVLGYSGNSTNPEEIEAAYEKLSELMPSVRTFNSDAPRMPYLEGETDVGMIWNGEAVMGKDSMPALEYVYPQEGIIAWLDSFVIPKNAKNPEAAHQFISFVLRPEISALISEEIGYATPNLAAREVLSEEVANNRASYPSAQDMLNAEFQTDIGDEALQIYAKYWEMLKSGR from the coding sequence ATGAAGAAACTGGCACTGGCCGGCCTGTTGGCAGTAAGTCTGACCGGCTGCAGTTCGGAGGAGCCCAAAGTCCTCAACCTGTACAACTGGTCAGAATACATGCCCCAGGAAGTACTGAACCGGTTCCAGGAAGAAACCGGAATCCAGGTGATCTACACAACTTACGACAGCAACGAAGCCATGTACGCCCGGCTGAAACTGCTGGACGACAACGCGGCCTACGACCTGGCGATTCCATCGACTTATTACGTCAGCAAGATGCGTCAGGAAGAATTGCTGATGCCCATCGATCGCAGCAAAATCGATGGCTTTGAAAAGCTGGATCCGGAGTTGGTGAACCTGGATATCGACCCGGAAAACCAATACAGCGTGCCGTATCTCTGGGGCACCACCGGGCTGGCTGTGGACACCTCCGACATCGAGGGCGAGCCGGTCGACGCCTGGGAAGACCTGTGGGATGAGCGCTTTGAGGGCAAGGTCATGCTGACTAACGACATGCGCGAAGTTTTCCATGTGGGCCTGCGGGTGCTGGGTTACTCCGGCAATAGCACCAACCCGGAGGAAATCGAAGCCGCTTATGAAAAGTTGTCCGAGTTGATGCCGTCAGTCCGGACCTTCAATTCCGATGCGCCGCGTATGCCTTACCTCGAGGGTGAAACCGACGTCGGCATGATCTGGAACGGCGAAGCGGTGATGGGCAAGGACTCCATGCCGGCATTGGAGTATGTCTACCCGCAAGAGGGCATTATTGCCTGGCTGGATAGCTTCGTGATTCCGAAGAACGCCAAGAACCCGGAAGCCGCGCATCAGTTCATCAGCTTTGTACTTCGGCCTGAAATTTCCGCCCTTATCAGTGAGGAAATCGGCTACGCGACGCCGAATCTGGCGGCCCGGGAGGTGTTGAGCGAGGAAGTGGCTAATAACCGCGCCAGCTACCCGTCTGCGCAGGATATGCTGAATGCCGAATTCCAGACCGACATTGGCGATGAAGCCCTGCAGATCTATGCCAAATACTGGGAAATGCTGAAATCCGGGCGCTAG
- the potC gene encoding spermidine/putrescine ABC transporter permease PotC, translating to MKTWLPRTYLTLVYILLYVPIAVLVVFSFNDGRTGYDWGGLSLRWYEALFNNTAMVRAMWNSLWLALSAATVSTLIGALTALALHRYRFRGKRVLNGMLFVVMMSPEIVLAISLLALFLLVGLQLGYVSLMLAHVTFCLPFVVITVMARLSGFDESLPEAARDLGASDFIMTRTVLIPAIMPALLAGWLLGFTLSLDDVVVSTFVSGPSYEILPLRIYSMVRVGLKPEVNALGTLLLVFSLVMLMLSQWILIRSKR from the coding sequence ATGAAAACCTGGCTGCCCAGAACCTACCTCACTTTGGTGTATATCCTGCTGTACGTGCCCATTGCGGTACTGGTGGTGTTTTCATTTAATGACGGCCGCACCGGTTATGACTGGGGCGGACTGAGCCTGCGCTGGTACGAGGCACTCTTCAACAACACCGCCATGGTCCGGGCCATGTGGAACTCCCTGTGGCTGGCCTTGTCAGCCGCCACCGTGTCGACCCTGATTGGCGCCTTGACCGCCCTGGCGCTGCATCGCTACCGGTTCCGGGGCAAGCGGGTACTCAACGGCATGCTGTTTGTGGTGATGATGTCGCCGGAAATCGTGCTGGCAATCTCCCTGCTGGCGCTGTTTCTGCTGGTCGGCTTGCAGCTTGGCTATGTGTCACTGATGTTGGCCCATGTGACCTTTTGTCTGCCGTTCGTGGTGATTACCGTGATGGCGCGGCTCAGCGGCTTTGACGAAAGCCTGCCCGAGGCGGCCCGGGATCTGGGCGCCAGCGATTTCATCATGACCCGTACCGTCCTGATACCGGCCATCATGCCGGCGCTGCTGGCGGGCTGGTTGCTGGGCTTTACCCTGTCTCTGGACGATGTGGTGGTGAGTACCTTCGTCAGTGGCCCGAGTTATGAAATTCTGCCCCTGCGCATCTATTCTATGGTGCGTGTGGGGCTGAAGCCCGAGGTGAACGCCCTCGGCACTCTGTTGCTGGTGTTTTCACTGGTCATGCTGATGTTATCCCAATGGATTCTGATAAGGAGCAAACGATGA